A stretch of Gadus chalcogrammus isolate NIFS_2021 chromosome 9, NIFS_Gcha_1.0, whole genome shotgun sequence DNA encodes these proteins:
- the prpf18 gene encoding pre-mRNA-splicing factor 18 isoform X2, which produces MDLLKAEIERKRKLVVDKDLVNDTKRYFKRGDLARKEEEEYYKRCGYKVAKVEEAPTPSAVPVMELELTEEKLPMSLSRQEVIRRMRERGEPIRLFGESDYEAFQRLRKIEILAPEVNKGLRNDLKAAMDKIDQQYLNEIVGGTEAGEVDTQHDLKVHEEHTTIEELEVLGKTLGTGDDSGDQGVIDKVLKFLLGVWAKDLNSREDHVKRSVQGKLASATHSQTETYLKPLFRKLRKKNLPADIKESITDIIKFMLEREYVKANDAYLQMAIGNAPWPIGVTMVGIHARTGREKIFSKHVAHVLNDETQRKYIQGLKRLITSCQKYFTTDPSKCVEYNATNP; this is translated from the exons ATGGATCTCCTCAAGGCTGAgatcgagagaaagagaaagttggtTGTAGACAAGGATCTCGTAAAT GATACCAAGAGGTACTTCAAAAGAGGTGATCTTGCCCGtaaggaagaggaagaatatTACAAAAGATGTGGTTATAAA GTGGCCAAGGTGGAGGAGGCGCCCACCCCCTCGGCCGTCCCGGTGATGGAACTGGAGCTCACGGAGGAGAAGTTACCGATGTCCCTGTCCCGTCAAGAG GTCATTCGGCGGATGAGGGAACGAGGTGAACCAATCCGTCTCTTCGGAGAGTCTGACTATGAAGCCTTCCAGAGACTCCGAAAGATTGAGATCCTGGCCCCAGAAGTCAATAAG gGATTGAGGAACGACCTGAAAGCAGCCATGGACAAGATCGATCAGCAGTACCTGAATGAGATTGTCGGGGGGACAGAAGCGGGAGAAGTCGACACTCAGCATGATCTGAAAGTGCACGAGGAGCACACCACCATAGAAGAACTAGAG GTTCTTGGTAAAACTCTCGGTACAGGAGATGATAGTGGAGACCAAGGTGTCATTGACAAAGTTCTGAAG TTCCTGCTGGGTGTTTGGGCCAAGGACCTGAACAGTAGAGAAGACCACGTGAAGCGCAGTGTCCAGGGCAAGCTGGCCAGTGCCACCCACTCCCAGACAGAGACCTACCTGAAACCTCTCTTCAGAAAGCTGAGGAAGAAG AACTTGCCCGCAGACATCAAGGAATCCATCACAGACATCATCAAATTCATGTTGGAAAGGGAGTATGTCAAG gcCAATGATGCGTACCTGCAGATGGCGATCGGTAATGCCCCCTGGCCTATTGGTGTGACCATGGTGGGAATCCACGCTCGTACAGGGCGAGAAAAGATCTTCTCCAAACACGTGGCCCACGTTCTCAACGACGAGACGCAAAGAAAATacatccag GGACTGAAGAGGTTAATAACCAGCTGCCAGAAGTACTTCACCACAGATCCCTCCAAGTGTGTCGAGTACAACGCTACGAATCCGTAG
- the prpf18 gene encoding pre-mRNA-splicing factor 18 isoform X1 produces MDLLKAEIERKRKLVVDKDLVNDTKRYFKRGDLARKEEEEYYKRCGYKAQQHPTESQVAKVEEAPTPSAVPVMELELTEEKLPMSLSRQEVIRRMRERGEPIRLFGESDYEAFQRLRKIEILAPEVNKGLRNDLKAAMDKIDQQYLNEIVGGTEAGEVDTQHDLKVHEEHTTIEELEVLGKTLGTGDDSGDQGVIDKVLKFLLGVWAKDLNSREDHVKRSVQGKLASATHSQTETYLKPLFRKLRKKNLPADIKESITDIIKFMLEREYVKANDAYLQMAIGNAPWPIGVTMVGIHARTGREKIFSKHVAHVLNDETQRKYIQGLKRLITSCQKYFTTDPSKCVEYNATNP; encoded by the exons ATGGATCTCCTCAAGGCTGAgatcgagagaaagagaaagttggtTGTAGACAAGGATCTCGTAAAT GATACCAAGAGGTACTTCAAAAGAGGTGATCTTGCCCGtaaggaagaggaagaatatTACAAAAGATGTGGTTATAAA GCTCAGCAACATCCCACTGAGAGCCAG GTGGCCAAGGTGGAGGAGGCGCCCACCCCCTCGGCCGTCCCGGTGATGGAACTGGAGCTCACGGAGGAGAAGTTACCGATGTCCCTGTCCCGTCAAGAG GTCATTCGGCGGATGAGGGAACGAGGTGAACCAATCCGTCTCTTCGGAGAGTCTGACTATGAAGCCTTCCAGAGACTCCGAAAGATTGAGATCCTGGCCCCAGAAGTCAATAAG gGATTGAGGAACGACCTGAAAGCAGCCATGGACAAGATCGATCAGCAGTACCTGAATGAGATTGTCGGGGGGACAGAAGCGGGAGAAGTCGACACTCAGCATGATCTGAAAGTGCACGAGGAGCACACCACCATAGAAGAACTAGAG GTTCTTGGTAAAACTCTCGGTACAGGAGATGATAGTGGAGACCAAGGTGTCATTGACAAAGTTCTGAAG TTCCTGCTGGGTGTTTGGGCCAAGGACCTGAACAGTAGAGAAGACCACGTGAAGCGCAGTGTCCAGGGCAAGCTGGCCAGTGCCACCCACTCCCAGACAGAGACCTACCTGAAACCTCTCTTCAGAAAGCTGAGGAAGAAG AACTTGCCCGCAGACATCAAGGAATCCATCACAGACATCATCAAATTCATGTTGGAAAGGGAGTATGTCAAG gcCAATGATGCGTACCTGCAGATGGCGATCGGTAATGCCCCCTGGCCTATTGGTGTGACCATGGTGGGAATCCACGCTCGTACAGGGCGAGAAAAGATCTTCTCCAAACACGTGGCCCACGTTCTCAACGACGAGACGCAAAGAAAATacatccag GGACTGAAGAGGTTAATAACCAGCTGCCAGAAGTACTTCACCACAGATCCCTCCAAGTGTGTCGAGTACAACGCTACGAATCCGTAG
- the bend7 gene encoding BEN domain-containing protein 7 — translation MEFGERKRRRKSQSFKVVTDEDVDQPLVNSSCTDANEESKDSPVDEAEDEEEPGTEIKRQITGMMRLLSDKTGRVYQRTGAKGDDLKKDPQDYGPSWVQPPATLPHLPENHNWTHAAEPEPSSSCPIPIANGQRYTHETTCSTAPRIRNQPKDEANDKAPPSSPEGPCCMHSCQGTLQAILQELRSMRRLMQTQQASLVKQDQTASPQPTYLVPGPAPLHRARKRRPVFKMTPLNVSGRRASVSTPGSPSCVSLMPPITSLQSRDCDGFKKGSSGHAEEIKLAVQNISMAANDQHTPLLSEAGEPQPKEPAVRLAEEYDVFIPKAQLDSILLNYTRSGSLLFRKLVCAFFNDSTLANSLPNGKRKRGLNDNRKGLDQNIVGAIKGFTEKYCKTYRIEKLPGPRDWVQILQDQIKLARRRLKRDAEDVSSKASSSRACI, via the exons ATGGAGTTCGGAGAAAGGAAGCGAAGAAGGAAGTCACAAAGCTTTAAAGTGGTCACGGATGAAG ATGTTGACCAACCTTTGGTCAATTCCAGTTGCACAGATGCCAACGAAGAGTCTAAAGATTCTCCTGTTGATGAAG CTGAGGACGAAGAGGAACCGGGCACAGAGATCAAGAGACAAATCACAGGGATGATGAGACTTCTGAGTGATAAAACCGGCAGGGTGTATCAACGTACTGGGGCAAAAGGAGATGACCTGAAAAAGGATCCCCAGGACTATGGACCGAGCTGGGTACAACCGCCTGCCACCTTGCCCCATCTCCCAGAGAACCATAACTGGACCCATGCAGCCGAACCAGAGCCCTCATCTTCCTGCCCTATCCCCATAGCCAATGGGCAAAGATATACCCACGAAACCACCTGCTCCACAGCACCCAGGATCAGAAACCAGCCAAAGGATGAAGCCAATG ATaaagctcctccctcctcacctgaAGGCCCCTGCTGCATGCACAGCTGTCAGGGCACACTGCAGGCCATTCTGCAGGAACTACGGTCAATGAGGAGGCTAATGCAGACTCAGCAAG CATCGTTGGTGAAGCAGGACCAGACGGCGTCACCACAACCCACGTACCTCGTCCCCGGCCCGGCTCCTCTTCACAGGGCCCGAAAGAGGAGGCCTGTCTTCAAAATGACCCCACTGAATGTTTCAGGTCGAAGAGCTTCCGTTTCCACTCCTGGATCCCCCTCCTGTGTGTCCCTGATGCCCCCGATCACATCCCTGCAATCCAGAGACTGCGACGGCTTCAAGAAAGGGAGTTCTGGTCACGCAGAGGAGATCAAACTGGCAGTGCAGAACATTTCAATGGCCGCCAACGACCAACACACTCCTCTCTTAAGTGAGGCCGGTGAACCTCAACCCAAAGAG CCTGCTGTGCGTCTTGCAGAGGaatatgatgtatttattcccAAAGCTCAGCTAGACTCCATCCTGCTTAACTACACTCGCTCTGGCAGCCTGCTGTTTCGGAAACTG GTGTGTGCTTTCTTCAATGATAGCACTTTAGCTAACTCCTTACCTAAtggcaagagaaagagaggactcAACGACAACCGCAAGGGTCTCGACCAAAACATTGTGGGAGCAATTAAAG GGTTTACAGAGAAGTACTGCAAAACATATAGGATAGAGAAGCTCCCCGGACCTCGAGACTGGGTCCAGATCCTCCAAGATCAGATCAAACTTGCCAGGAGGAGGCTGAAAAGAG ATGCAGAAGATGTCTCCAGTAAAGCCTCCTCAAGCAGAGCCTGCATATGA
- the sephs1 gene encoding selenide, water dikinase 1 — protein sequence MSVRESFNPESYELDKNFRLTRFAELKGSGCKVPQDVLQKLLESLQENHYQEDEQFLGAVMPRLGIGMDTCVIPLRHGGLSLVQTTDYIYPIVDDPYMMGRLACANALSDLYAMGVTECDNMLMLLGVSNKMSEKERDKVMPLIIQGFKDASEEAGTSVTGGQTVLNPWVVIGGVATTVCQPNEFIMPDNAVPGDVLVLTKPLGTQVGVAVHQWLDIPEKWNKIKLVVTQEDVELAYHEAMMNMARLNRTAASLMHTFNAHAATDITGFGILGHAQTLARQQRSEVSFVIHNLPVLAKMAAVSKACGNMFGLMHGTCPETSGGLLICLPREQAARFCAEIKSPKYGEGHQAWIIGIVEKGNRTARIIDKPRIIEVAPQAATQNVNPTPGATS from the exons ATGTCTGTGCGAGAGTCCTTTAACCCAGAGAGCTACGAGCTTGACAAGAACTTCCGACTCACACGTTTTGCTGAGCTGAAGGGTAGCGGCTGTAAG GTTCCCCAGGATGTCTTACAGAAGCTTCTGGAAAGTCTACAAGAGAACCACTATCAGGAGGATGAACAGTTTCTTGGAGCTGTTATGCCCCGACTGG GCATAGGGATGGACACCTGTGTCATCCCACTCAGACACGGGGGCCTCTCACTGGTCCAGACCACAGACTACATCTACCCCATCGTGGACGACCCCTACATGATG GGGCGGTTAGCTTGTGCCAACGCTTTGAGTGACCTGTATGCCATGGGCGTGACGGAGTGTGACAACATGCTCATGCTCTTAGGAGTGAGTAACAAGATGTCAGAAAAG GAGCGGGACAAGGTGATGCCGTTGATCATTCAGGGCTTCAAGGACGCGTCAGAAGAAGCGGGCACGTCGGTAACGGGGGGCCAGACGGTGCTCAACCCCTGGGTGGTGATAGGTGGAGTGGCTACCACGGTCTGCCAGCCCAATGAGTTCATCAT gCCTGATAACGCGGTACCCGGGGACGTGCTGGTGCTGACCAAGCCCCTTGGCACGCAGGTCGGGGTGGCCGTTCACCAGTGGCTTGATATC ccaGAGAAGTGGAATAAGATCAAGCTGGTTGTAACCCAGGAAGATGTGGAGCTAGCCTATCACGAAGCTATGATGAACATGGCTCGACTCAACAGGACAG CGGCCAGCCTGATGCACACCTTCAACGCCCACGCCGCCACCGACATCACGGGGTTCGGAATCCTGGGGCACGCTCAGACGTTGGCGCGGCAACAGCGGAGCGAGGTGTCGTTTGTCATCCACAACCTGCCGGTCCtcgccaagatggccgccgtgtCCAAGGCCTGCGGCAACATGTTTGGGCTCATGCACGGAACTTGCCCGGAaacatcag GGGGCCTGCTCATCTGCCTCCCCCGGGAACAGGCGGCCCGCTTCTGCGCGGAGATCAAGTCCCCGAAGTACGGCGAGGGCCACCAGGCCTGGATCATCGGCATCGTGGAGAAGGGGAACCGCACCGCCCGCATCATCGACAAGCCGCGGATCATCGAGGTGGCGCCGCAGGCCGCCACCCAGAACGTCAACCCCACCCCCGGTGCCACCTCCTaa